A window of the Miscanthus floridulus cultivar M001 chromosome 14, ASM1932011v1, whole genome shotgun sequence genome harbors these coding sequences:
- the LOC136505608 gene encoding disease resistance protein RPM1-like produces MAEAIAISLSAKLAVALSRSAALGIPRLFGVRFDATAAMQDLDLLRAFLRFADSRRGTDAEPVAMWLRHVRHVAFELEDVADEWSYLSGKGLARDCINVKAWFALSRRLRKARERLCRLSADKERYGIRPSDGGAGPSDTLIRRPPMADRAHFLEEEEVIGFAAHEKQLMELLVKDAEPRRALVAVCGMAGVGKTTLVTRVYKQLVTTTRHFDCSAWVVVSQHSTMEDLLRKILKELHRDARWNDAGADYRSLVAAVRDRLAKRRYLVVLDDVWQAHLWNEQLRHALLEDEPGSRVVITTRRRDVAMAAEPERVKMLEPLGDTEAWKLFCSVAFRGASGQECPSHLKMLAKSILKRCGGLPLAIVSIGNLLALRERTEFAWKNAHDSLVWDSSCDDLGIGEAASILYLSIDDLPYHLKKCFLSCSAYPEDLLIKRKSLIRNWIAQGFVEEQLGLGQRKAEDIADDYLDQIVQRNLMQAVERNEFGRVKRCTIHDTIRELIINRSKDEDGFLPLVNGDGTMNCNARIRHLVVDRCRNEDSMFFSQWATLRTFTVFGSEFDVSILVPRFRLLTVLNLWLNGTKKLPDSLTNLHNLRYLGIRSTLIEELPKELGNLQKLQTLDAKLSMVQRLPSSIAKLRSLRHLIVLTRETTDLLIPYPGMAVGVPMGLENLTNLQTLKYVRAHKKMVRSLAGLEQMRSLELSGVNESLIADLSSSISRMNCLLRLGLETEPEADTVLDLESISQPPKLLQKLSLTGRLQGAKLPSWTSSLTNLVRLRLCRCQIGHDSLVLLAALPRLVNLSLISTYQERDMVFVKGGYPSLRKLTLEDLPNLSHIEFQEGCLVNLRDLVLGRCMELIETPRSMEKLKYLKNFELFGMPTEFVDKLKEQNSDTRYQNPPSSDVYHEHRFLRCVRFVERTGYVPSNR; encoded by the coding sequence ATGGCGGAGGCCATAGCCATATCACTCTCTGCGAAGCTCGCCGTGGCGCTATCCCGCAGCGCTGCCCTTGGCATACCGCGCCTCTTCGGTGTCCGCTTTGACGCCACCGCCGCCATGCAGGACCTGGACCTCCTCCGCGCCTTCCTCCGCTTCGCCGACTCCCGCCGAGGCACGGACGCCGAGCCCGTGGCCATGTGGCTCAGGCATGTCCGGCACGTCGCCTTCGAGCTCGAGGACGTCGCCGACGAGTGGTCGTACCTCTCCGGCAAGGGCCTGGCCCGGGACTGCATCAACGTCAAGGCCTGGTTCGCCCTCTCTAGGCGGCTGCGCAAGGCCCGGGAGAGGCTCTGCCGGTTGTCCGCGGATAAGGAGCGGTACGGCATCCGCCCGTCCGACGGCGGCGCCGGGCCCTCCGATACCCTTATTCGTCGGCCGCCGATGGCAGACAGGGCGCACTttttggaggaggaggaggtgatcGGCTTCGCGGCACATGAGAAGCAGCTGATGGAGCTGCTGGTCAAGGACGCAGAGCCACGGCGGGCCCTGGTCGCCGTGTGCGGGATGGCTGGCGTCGGCAAAACCACCCTCGTCACGCGCGTGTACAAGCAGCTCGTGACGACGACGAGGCACTTCGACTGCTCCGCGTGGGTCGTCGTCTCGCAACACTCGACGATGGAAGATCTCCTCCGGAAGATACTCAAAGAGCTGCACCGCGACGCCCGCTGGAACGACGCGGGCGCGGACTACCGGTCGCTCGTGGCGGCTGTGCGGGACCGTCTCGCCAAGAGGAGGTACCTAGTCGTGCTCGACGATGTCTGGCAGGCTCACCTGTGGAACGAGCAGCTCCGCCACGCGCTCCTCGAGGACGAGCCGGGGAGCCGGGTGGTTATCACCACGCGCAGAAGAGACGTGGCCATGGCCGCGGAGCCCGAGAGAGTGAAGATGCTGGAGCCCCTCGGTGACACCGAGGCGTGGAAGTTGTTCTGCTCCGTCGCCTTCAGGGGGGCATCCGGGCAGGAGTGCCCGAGCCACCTGAAGATGCTTGCTAAAAGTATTCTGAAGCGATGCGGCGGCTTGCCGCTAGCGATCGTCTCCATCGGCAACCTGCTCGCGCTAAGGGAGAGGACAGAGTTCGCCTGGAAAAACGCCCATGACAGCCTCGTGTGGGACAGCAGCTGCGATGATCTTGGGATAGGCGAGGCAGCAAGCATACTCTACTTGAGTATCGATGACCTTCCGTACCACCTCAAGAAATGTTTCCTGAGCTGCAGCGCGTACCCTGAGGACTTGTTGATCAAGAGGAAGTCACTGATTAGGAACTGGATTGCACAGGGCTTCGTGGAAGAGCAGCTGGGACTTGGCCAGCGTAAAGCAGAGGATATCGCAGATGATTACCTGGACCAAATAGTACAGCGCAACCTGATGCAGGCCGTTGAAAGGAATGAATTTGGCCGCGTTAAACGGTGCACCATTCATGACACTATCAGGGAACTGATCATTAACAGATCCAAAGATGAGGATGGCTTCTTACCATTGGTAAATGGTGACGGAACAATGAATTGCAATGCCAGAATCCGTCACCTTGTCGTTGACAGATGCAGAAATGAAGATTCCATGTTTTTTTCGCAATGGGCCACACTTCGCACCTTTACAGTATTTGGGTCAGAATTCGATGTTTCCATCCTAGTACCTCGCTTCAGGCTCCTAACCGTGCTAAACCTCTGGTTGAATGGGACTAAGAAGTTACCAGACTCACTGACCAATCTTCACAATCTGCGGTATCTCGGCATCCGTTCCACTCTCATTGAAGAGCTCCCAAAGGAATTGGGCAACCTGCAGAAGCTGCAAACCTTGGATGCCAAGCTGTCCATGGTTCAGAGGCTGCCAAGCAGCATAGCAAAACTGAGGAGCTTGCGCCACCTCATAGTTTTGACACGTGAGACTACAGACCTGTTGATTCCATACCCCGGCATGGCAGTAGGAgttcctatggggctagaaaacCTGACCAACCTGCAGACACTCAAATATGTTCGAGCTCATAAGAAGATGGTCAGATCCCTAGCAGGACTGGAGCAGATGAGAAGCCTAGAGCTATCTGGAGTGAATGAGAGCCTCATAGCCGATTTGTCGTCGTCAATCTCTAGAATGAACTGCCTTCTGCGGTTGGGATTGGAGACTGAACCTGAAGCAGACACGGTACTAGACTTGGAATCAATCTCTCAACCACCAAAGCTGCTACAAAAGCTCTCTCTGACGGGCAGGTTACAAGGTGCAAAACTTCCATCCTGGACCAGCTCCCTCACTAACCTCGTGCGGCTACGGTTGTGTCGGTGCCAGATTGGACATGATTCTCTCGTGCTCCTAGCCGCGCTTCCTAGACTGGTGAATCTTAGCCTCATCAGTACATACCAGGAGAGGGACATGGTTTTTGTCAAAGGTGGTTATCCGAGCTTGAGGAAACTCACATTGGAGGACTTGCCCAACCTTAGTCACATAGAATTTCAAGAAGGTTGCCTTGTAAATCTACGTGATCTGGTCCTTGGTCGGTGCATGGAGCTGATTGAAACACCTCGAAGCATGGAGAAGCTCAAGTATCTGAAGAATTTTGAATTGTTTGGCATGCCAACAGAGTTTGTAGATAAGTTGAAGGAACAAAACAGTGATACTAGATATCAGAATCCTCCCAGTTCAGATGTTTATCATGAACATAGGTTTCTGAGATGCGTTAGATTTGTTGAAAGAACTGGATATGTCCCTAGTAATAGGTGA